A section of the Pseudovibrio sp. M1P-2-3 genome encodes:
- a CDS encoding DUF3360 family protein gives MLQRTDTEREKSYAELHKPANEFKTRTDYLDHELQIMKPNRWGLNLPGRDFRFEWEDMVPAIAGTIGISVMYSAVMTAWATGLTQRWDYVNLGAEWIIEVVRIEMLVPTLLFCIIGSGFFNPRANLAGNHGPMIPLIGSIALAGAHPLALAILLCIFGLLLSYFKGGSRLVNLTSQGVAGGLLVFLGFMGAKGQITSLFTWADSLQAKHSLESSLAFVALVIFAVNIVLYAFLAKIGKRWLAIPACSITAVVVALLLGAGVDLQFTTAPGLPNMNPWYWWGSTETGWQLGLPTISHFIASLPWAILAVAMWSPDFLGHRIFQELNYPKNTEKVLMDVDDTMTTCSLRQFTGTLFGGGNITSSWGTYMIPAAIAKRPIPAGAILLGALCIVIAVIGYPMDIVVWKPVMACALLVGVFLPLLEAGLQMVKDNNSTNAAGICIFAAMVTNPVLAWALTMFLDNNGLIGDSERAKRLSFTDRMIVPAGAVVICTLAMAAVGMLPGIPAIL, from the coding sequence ATGCTTCAGCGGACGGATACTGAACGAGAAAAAAGTTACGCGGAACTTCATAAGCCCGCGAATGAATTTAAGACACGTACCGACTATCTGGATCACGAACTCCAGATCATGAAGCCCAACAGATGGGGTTTAAACCTTCCCGGACGAGATTTCCGGTTCGAATGGGAGGATATGGTTCCGGCTATTGCAGGGACCATAGGTATCTCAGTCATGTATTCCGCAGTTATGACAGCTTGGGCTACCGGCCTTACTCAGCGTTGGGATTATGTGAACTTGGGTGCTGAATGGATTATCGAGGTGGTGCGCATTGAAATGCTCGTCCCCACTTTGCTTTTTTGCATTATCGGCTCAGGCTTTTTCAATCCACGTGCCAACCTGGCGGGAAACCACGGACCTATGATCCCGCTTATTGGCTCTATCGCTCTTGCCGGTGCGCACCCGTTGGCATTGGCAATTCTGCTTTGTATCTTCGGCTTGCTGCTCAGCTATTTTAAAGGGGGCTCGCGGCTGGTTAATCTGACCAGTCAGGGGGTCGCAGGAGGTCTCCTCGTTTTTCTTGGGTTTATGGGCGCAAAAGGTCAAATTACCTCCCTGTTCACATGGGCTGATAGCCTTCAGGCTAAACACTCTTTGGAAAGCAGCCTCGCATTCGTGGCATTGGTGATTTTTGCAGTCAACATTGTGCTGTATGCATTTCTTGCCAAAATTGGAAAGCGCTGGCTGGCAATTCCCGCATGTTCCATCACGGCGGTCGTTGTTGCCCTGCTCTTGGGCGCGGGAGTTGATCTTCAGTTTACCACAGCTCCGGGCCTTCCTAACATGAACCCTTGGTACTGGTGGGGATCTACGGAAACCGGTTGGCAGTTGGGCCTTCCCACAATAAGCCATTTCATTGCTTCCCTTCCTTGGGCCATTTTGGCTGTGGCCATGTGGTCTCCGGACTTTCTTGGTCATAGAATTTTTCAGGAACTCAACTACCCGAAAAACACTGAAAAGGTTTTGATGGATGTTGATGATACAATGACCACCTGCTCTTTGCGCCAGTTCACCGGCACACTCTTTGGCGGCGGTAATATTACGTCGTCGTGGGGCACATATATGATCCCAGCTGCCATTGCCAAACGTCCTATTCCTGCAGGCGCTATTCTACTGGGGGCTCTGTGTATCGTCATCGCCGTTATCGGGTATCCGATGGACATCGTTGTATGGAAGCCGGTTATGGCCTGTGCTCTTCTGGTGGGGGTATTTTTGCCACTCCTTGAAGCAGGGCTTCAGATGGTGAAAGACAACAACAGCACTAACGCCGCCGGTATCTGCATCTTTGCGGCAATGGTGACCAATCCGGTTCTGGCTTGGGCCCTCACTATGTTTCTTGATAACAATGGCCTTATTGGCGACAGCGAGCGGGCAAAACGCCTTTCCTTCACAGATAGGATGATAGTACCAGCCGGTGCGGTGGTTATCTGCACGCTTGCAATGGCCGCGGTTGGCATGCTGCCGGGTATTCCTGCAATTCTTTAA